From the Paraflavitalea soli genome, the window CTGCGTAAGCAGGCCTTTGCCGAAAGGGTAGCTGCGCCCATCATACCCTGACTGCCGGCTATGATGGCTGCATGACCATAAGTGCCTTTGTGGGCAAACTTATTACGTGGTTTGATAATGGATTGTACCAGCGCCTGGTTGATCCACCGGTTAGCAGCGGGATGTTCCAATGGAAAATTGGGATGCAGACCAATGTCCAGTATGTGCAGGTGGCCTACAAATGATTCATTCTCGGCTACCAGGAAGGCCGGTTTATAACATTGAAAGCTGAGGGTATGCTGGGCCGTGATCACTGTATTGCCGATAGAACTGCTGTCAACCATCAATCCCGAAGGGATATCAATGGCGATCACCTCCAGTCCGCTTTGGTTGATATGTTTTACCACTTTGGCAGTAAGGCCTTCCAGCGGTCTGTTGAGCCCCGAACCCAGCAAGGCATCTATAATGATATCACCTGCTGTGAGTGCCGGTATATTTTCTTCAGCGGGAATAAATTTGATAACGGCCTTGCTGCCGTGAAGCCGGGCCAGGTTGGTTTGAAAGTCTTCCGTGCCCTTGTGGCCAAATTCCAGGATGTATACGGTTACGGGATGATCGCTTTCTGCCAGCAGACGGGCAATGGCCAGTCCGTCGCCGCCATTATTACCCTTGCCACAAAAGATGACAAAGCCAGTTGTTGTCTGTTGCTGGTATTGCTGCAGCCATTCTGCGCAGGCCTGAGAGGCGCGCTCCATCAGGTCAATGGATGTTATGGGTTCATGAAGGATGGTGTATTCATCCCAGGCGCGTATGTCGGTGGCGGAGTAAATATACATGGCTGAAGATCGTATTTGGGAATACTAAAGATAATACAGCCTCTTAAACTATTACGAACTCATTGCCGATTGCCGATTCACGATTGCTGAAATCATTTCTTCCCTGCCTTGCCGGCATAAGAAGTAGTGGTGCTCCTTTTTTTGGTGGTCTTTACTTTGGCCTTGGCTACCAAATGTTTTTTGGAAGATGATTTGCGTACAGTAGCATTGGAACGCTTGCGTACGACAGTGGTACGGGCCACACGGCCATCCTCGTCATCACGGTCGGTATGCTGCATGTAATCGCCAAAATAGTCAGCCATCTCTTTGGCCGAATAAATATTGCGGGAATCATTGTTGCAAAGGGCTACAATGGTGACATCCTCATCGATCAGGCGCACAAAAATGGTGCGGTTGCCATGCCACCAACCGGTATGGTAAATGAGCTTTTTGCCATTTTTCAGCACATACATACGCCAGCCAAGTCCATAATTGTGGGTGCCGGCCTTTTCATTGCTGTAGGGGGTATAGGCCGCCTCCAGGGTGCTCTGTTTGAACATACGGCCATTGTGCAGGGCCTGATCCCATTTCACAAGGTCACGTGGTGTGCTGTAGATATTCTTGTCGCCGTATACCATGTCGAGGAAATCGAAGGCATATTGACGGCCATTGTAATAATAGGAGGGGAGGCTGCGGGCTGAATCGGCCCGGGTGTACACATAGGTATCACGCATGCCCAGGGAATCAAAAAAGGTGTTTTTCAGGAAGTCGCCATAAAACTGGCCGCTTACTTTTTCAATGATCAGGGCCAGGAGGGCATAGTTGGTATTGGAATAGCTGAATCCACGATCAGGACGGCCGATGGGGATCTTTTTGCGGTTGGCGATCAGGAAGTCCAGTACATCCTGGTTGTTCATGATCTTGCGCCGGTTCCAGCCCAGGTTGCCCATATAATGGTCATACTTGGGAATGCCGCTGCGGTGGTTGAGCAGCATTTTGACGGTAACGCCGGCACAGGGGAAGCCGGTGAGGTAATTGCTTACCGGATCGTCAATATTGAGCTTGCCTTCATCCCAAAGCTTTAATACGGCCATGGCTGTGAAGGTTTTAGATACGGAAGCCAGGTGAAAGGGCGTATTGGCGGTGATGGAATCACCGTAACCCCGGGGATTGGCAAAACCTGCGTAATGCTCGTATAGGATCTGGCCCTTCCGGGCTACCAGCACGCTGCCATTGAGGTGATCGCCAAAGGTGGTATCTATAAAGCCCTTTACCAGGGAAATATAATAACTGGATGAATCTGAGGTGTTTGTAGTAGAGTTGGCAGCAGCCGACAAGGTCGCCTGTCCATTAGACTGGGACAAAAGCTCAGGCTGCTTATCATTGAGTTGCGCACAGCCTATCACAAAAAGGCTAAGTGGTATGAACCTTAACATGGTTTTCAAAAGGACTGTTTTATACTGGGTTAGCGATCGTCAAAAGTACCAAATAATCACGGATTATATCAGTTTATGCACTGATTTCACAGATTTTTAGATACTGTAACCTACTGATAAATACTTATTTCTGTCTGCATCGGTCAAATCTGGTCTGTTACGTCAATCCGCGATTCGTTTTTCCGTTTCAATTTTATGCGACATCTTTGCACCCCGAAGTGCGGATTGTATGGATTCTCAAGGATTTCGCAGATTAGTGGATAATATTCAATGTTTCTTAAGGAATGGTAGATATTATTCACTTTGTCGGCCCGGCCGAACTTCCCATTCACGTAATCTGTAATTATCCATGCAATCTGTATAGTCTACAAAATGCGTTTGGTCAGCGCAATCCGTATTCAACTGTGAGATCCGCGATTTGATTACTTAACGCAAAAGATGAGCCATCATTATGAGCGACAAAAAAAATACAAGTTATCCGAAAGAGAAAGTAAACATCCTGTTCCTGGAGAATATCAGCGACGCCGCTGTGAAAAACTTTAAGGATGCAGGTTATGTATCGGTCAGGAAACTGGGCGGAGCCCTTACAGAAGACGACCTGGTAAGAGAAGTGAAAGACGTACACCTGCTGGGTATACGGTCCAAAACCCAGATCACCCCCCGCGTGCTGGAAGCTGCCAAAAAGCTGCAGGCCATCGGTTGTTTCTGTATTGGTGTGAACCAGGTAGACCTGAAAAGCGCCACAGACCATGGCGTAGTTGTATTCAATGCACCTTATTCCAATACCCGCT encodes:
- a CDS encoding NAD(P)H-hydrate dehydratase, encoding MYIYSATDIRAWDEYTILHEPITSIDLMERASQACAEWLQQYQQQTTTGFVIFCGKGNNGGDGLAIARLLAESDHPVTVYILEFGHKGTEDFQTNLARLHGSKAVIKFIPAEENIPALTAGDIIIDALLGSGLNRPLEGLTAKVVKHINQSGLEVIAIDIPSGLMVDSSSIGNTVITAQHTLSFQCYKPAFLVAENESFVGHLHILDIGLHPNFPLEHPAANRWINQALVQSIIKPRNKFAHKGTYGHAAIIAGSQGMMGAATLSAKACLRSGAGKLTTHIPAVGYTIMQIAVPEAMTYTAGKEYIELAVDLGKYDAIGAGPGWAQHDTHKALLESIFQQTTKALILDADALNTMAQHQQLLERLPRHTIITPHPKEFERLFGKSANDFDRIQLALKKAAHFKIIIVLKGRYTLVATPDGLAYFNSTGNPGMATGGSGDVLTGIITGLAAQGYTPSEAAIAGVFLHGLAGDLAAAYTSQESLIASDLVEYLGDAFHQLVL
- a CDS encoding serine hydrolase domain-containing protein, with translation MLRFIPLSLFVIGCAQLNDKQPELLSQSNGQATLSAAANSTTNTSDSSSYYISLVKGFIDTTFGDHLNGSVLVARKGQILYEHYAGFANPRGYGDSITANTPFHLASVSKTFTAMAVLKLWDEGKLNIDDPVSNYLTGFPCAGVTVKMLLNHRSGIPKYDHYMGNLGWNRRKIMNNQDVLDFLIANRKKIPIGRPDRGFSYSNTNYALLALIIEKVSGQFYGDFLKNTFFDSLGMRDTYVYTRADSARSLPSYYYNGRQYAFDFLDMVYGDKNIYSTPRDLVKWDQALHNGRMFKQSTLEAAYTPYSNEKAGTHNYGLGWRMYVLKNGKKLIYHTGWWHGNRTIFVRLIDEDVTIVALCNNDSRNIYSAKEMADYFGDYMQHTDRDDEDGRVARTTVVRKRSNATVRKSSSKKHLVAKAKVKTTKKRSTTTSYAGKAGKK